The Candidatus Thermoplasmatota archaeon DNA window ACTAATTCATTCATTTTTTTCACCTCATATTTTTATACAGCCCAAGCTAATTACAACCATGTTCTGGTTGGGCTTGGGACTATGTATCCAACTGGAACGTAGTAAAAAGTATTGTGGAGTGATTCATTTCTGGGCTGAAGCCCAGAGGATTCTCACTCCATTTTGACTAAAATAATGTTTTGTTTTTATTACATGGGAAGATACAAATCTGGTTTTGAAGAACCGCCATGGGTTTACTCTCCCTCAGAAGTCATGAGGTGGATTAATGCCACATATCCTACCCACAAAGTCAAAAAATTTCATGCTGAAAGAGATAAAGAAAAGAAGTTCCTGAAAAACATCGAAATCTCCCTTGACCTTGATGTGGAGAAGAGAGAAATTGCTCCTTCAAATTTTTTTCTCAAGAAAATAGAAGAAATCACGGGTTATGCAAAGATAGAAGAACAATTCGAAATTGTTCCCACAGCCGAGTTAATAGCAAGGGGGCTTGCAAAGGCAAAATTTCACAATATGGTGAAAATAACGTTAGATGGAAAAGTGCTATATGAACATCCTGAAAAAAGGCATGACATTAGAAAGACCATTGAACTGCTGACGAGTATCGCCCATAAAACAAAAGAGGGAAAAGTTATCAGATTGAAGGCAATAGGAAACTGCAAAGAAAAATGCATTGCTTATGTAACTGTGGAAAGGATCCACCCGAGGAAAAAGCATGCCGTAGATATAAAACTGGACGGAAGAATAGAAGAAGGACTTTTTAACAGGTTTTTGAATTATGTGAAGGAGCATTTGGCAATTGAGGGGTGAAGAAATGAAAATCATCCCTACTCATGCAGTCTGTGAGGGACGGAATAATACTTTTTGATGGAAAGGCTGGGACACTGGCTCATCGGTTCAACAGACCAGTGATGCTTGGCTGATTAAGGTAAGAAAAGAAAAGGCAATGAAATTTTTTATAGTCTGTTTCTCCTAGTTTTAACCCTCAAAAAAAATTTTTGTTTTACCAGGAATCACAGGTTATAAATATCAAAGACCGATTTTTATATATGAAATATTCAAAAATGAAGCATACAAAAACAAAGAATTATTCAAAGTATGTTATCCCCCTTGTTGCCGTCGTAGCAGTGATTTTGATAATTCTGGCTTCATACGCCTGTTTTTTCAGAGGAGGAGAAAAAGAAAATAGGTTAAGCGTGGATGCGATGTATTTAATGAAAAGCGGGGAAGGAAATGAAAAAGTGAATGTTTCCGCAATAATTTATTTGACAAATGTTGATGCTGGCTCAGGCGATGTGAAAATCGTTACGTACCTTATGGAAAGATGGAAAGGCATAGCGACAGACAAAAAAGAAGTGGAAATCGGCAAACTTAAAAAAGATAAAACAACTGAAGTTGAAATTGGAATGCAAATGGGAAACACAAGCTATGATCTGGAAGTATTGATATTCGAAGATGATTTGCTTAAGATAAAGGGGCAAGGGGGAATCAAAGTGGATTTTCAAGTTTATGAGGATGGCATCTACCGCAAGGATGTTTCATGGATTTCCCTTCCAACCTTTCGCTATGTAAGTCATGAGTGAAAATTTTCGATCAGCAGAATCAGTGTCATGAACAAATCTTTAAATATACACTGTATGTGCATTTGTGATTTATCTTGGAAAGCTCGCACTTCACTGGTGCCATAAATGCAATTTGCCCGTCCTAGGAAAAGCATGCGGTATATGCGGCAACGAAACTTTTAAAGTAAGGCTCACACCCCCCGGAGATGTCAGACCTGCTTTTCCATTCGATCTTAAATTATGTCAAGATGTGATAAAAGGGCAATTTGGTGATGCCATCCTTCCGGAAATGACTTTGCTTAATGACGTGCCCTCTACAGACAAAATGGAGGAAGTCATTTTCAATGGTAAAGTTGCGGGGGCACTTCAGTATTCTGTGAAAGAGAAAAAATTCCATTTTCTTCCCAGGATATGGTTTGCTTCCCTTATAAGCCCAACAAAGGGATTTGTTATTGCTGATGATGGGGCGGTATCCCCAATATTGAACGGATCTAACCTCCTGGCTCCGGGCGTTGTGGAAGCGAGCAGGGAAATACGCACTGGCGATGAAGTTGTTATTTACTCTCCTGAAAAGGAATTAATAGCGGTCGGTAAGGCATGTATGGACAGTGAGGAAATGACTGCTAACGGGCATGGAATGGCCGTGAAGATAAGATGGAAAGGAACTGCAGATAAGGAAAAAATAAGAGACAGAACATGGGATGATGCATTAATGGCAAATAGTAAAGTAATCTCAAACAAAATAAACGAAGCAGTAAATTTTATTCATAAGGTTATTAAAGCAAATGAACTGCCGATAGCCGTTTCTTTCAGTGGGGGAAAGGACAGCCTTGCAACTTTATTTCTTCTCCTTGACGCCGGATATAACCCTCCAATATTCTTTATAAACACGGGGCTGGAATTTGAGGAGACAATCGAGCATGTCCACAGGGTAGCAAAGCAGCTAGATCTGGAACTGCTGGAGGAAAACGCAGGAGATATTTTCTGGAAGGCCATTGATTTTTTTGGGCCTTCTGCCAGGGATTTCAGGTGGTGCTGCAAGACGTGCAAACTGGGCCCAACGACAAGGCTGATAAAAAAAAATTTTCCTGATGGCGTGCTTTCATTCATAGGCCAGAGAAGATATGAATCTGAGCAGAGGTCAAAAAAAGGAAGCATGTGGAAAAATCCCTGGGTATCCGGACAGCTCGGTGCGTCCCCCATCCAGAACTGGACGGCCCTCCATGTATGGCTTTATCTTTTTGAGAAATACAAGGAGTACGGGATAAAATGGAATGTCCTGTATGAACAGGGTTTTTCCCGCATAGGGTGCTGGCTTTGCCCTGCAAGCGATATGGCTGAATTTGAATTTAAGCGGCATAAGGACTGGAACAAACTGATTGATAAACTTGAAAAATATGCCAGAGATCATGGGTTGAGTGAAGAATGGATAAAAAACGGTCTGTGGAGATGGCTCGTCCCACCCAAATGGGCCAATATTGAGGCTGAGAAAGAAGTGAAAAGAGATTTTTCTGGTGATATTGATAATGAAAGGGTAAAAAATTTTATGAATTGCATAGGAAAAGTAAAGGAAATTGATGGCGGCTATGTTGTCAATGATGTCGAGATTTTGCTTTCAGAAGACGACTTTAAGGTAAATGCCCCGACTCAAAAAAAGAAAAAAATTGTTGAAAGTGTCATTGACCGGGCACTGAATTGCACGGGATGCGGGGTTTGCACAGGGCAGTGCAGGCAAAATGCAATATCCATCAAAAACGGAAAAGCATGGATTGATGGAGAAAGATGCATTCACTGCGGCGAATGTGTCAATATATGCCCCATAGCAGTTTTTGGCAGAAGAGGCTTTGTTACCTGATGTAATCTTAAAGAATCGCCTCTTCAATCCTTTTTTTATCTAATTTAGAAATAATAAGCGGGGGATAAGTCGATCCTTCCATTCTTTCTACCTCCTTCACCTCTTTCACCTCCAGCCTGACCGCATCTCCGACAAGTTTCCGATAATTCTTATTAATTTCCTCCAGTAATTTATTTACGGTTACACCTTTGCCTCTATGCTTATCACCCACCTCTATCCTGATCTCTATGCTGTCAATCTGCTTTTGAACGAATTGAAAACGCTTTATTTGAAGCGTATC harbors:
- a CDS encoding phosphoadenosine phosphosulfate reductase family protein; translated protein: MIYLGKLALHWCHKCNLPVLGKACGICGNETFKVRLTPPGDVRPAFPFDLKLCQDVIKGQFGDAILPEMTLLNDVPSTDKMEEVIFNGKVAGALQYSVKEKKFHFLPRIWFASLISPTKGFVIADDGAVSPILNGSNLLAPGVVEASREIRTGDEVVIYSPEKELIAVGKACMDSEEMTANGHGMAVKIRWKGTADKEKIRDRTWDDALMANSKVISNKINEAVNFIHKVIKANELPIAVSFSGGKDSLATLFLLLDAGYNPPIFFINTGLEFEETIEHVHRVAKQLDLELLEENAGDIFWKAIDFFGPSARDFRWCCKTCKLGPTTRLIKKNFPDGVLSFIGQRRYESEQRSKKGSMWKNPWVSGQLGASPIQNWTALHVWLYLFEKYKEYGIKWNVLYEQGFSRIGCWLCPASDMAEFEFKRHKDWNKLIDKLEKYARDHGLSEEWIKNGLWRWLVPPKWANIEAEKEVKRDFSGDIDNERVKNFMNCIGKVKEIDGGYVVNDVEILLSEDDFKVNAPTQKKKKIVESVIDRALNCTGCGVCTGQCRQNAISIKNGKAWIDGERCIHCGECVNICPIAVFGRRGFVT